The following proteins are encoded in a genomic region of Leptospira langatensis:
- a CDS encoding adenosine kinase: MKHYDVFGIGNALVDILVPTEDLFITKLGWTKGVMTLVDAETQGKVLTSLDEHKKELRSGGSAANTMIALANSGGTGTYTGKVTEDTYGEFYKQDMEKAGILFEVKPSNDGHTGTCVVLTTPDAERTMLTHLGISTTLTKHDVDLEKLRASAYSYVEGYLWDGPSTKEACILTMEESRKAGVKVAFTYSDPFCVNRSREDFIRLTKEYCDLVFCNVEEAKALSGNPSKEESLKYVASLCDHVMMTDGSNGAFFSEKGVIRHVSGFSVEELIDTTGAGDCFAAGVLYGLTHGFTPEKSVKWGNYVASRIVQEIGPRLTVRLMGRQEEILGK; the protein is encoded by the coding sequence CTTTTCATAACGAAATTGGGTTGGACCAAGGGAGTCATGACCCTGGTCGATGCGGAAACGCAAGGGAAAGTGCTTACCTCATTGGACGAGCATAAGAAAGAACTCAGATCCGGGGGAAGCGCTGCGAATACTATGATCGCACTCGCGAATTCCGGAGGAACCGGGACATATACCGGAAAGGTGACAGAGGATACCTATGGGGAATTCTATAAGCAGGACATGGAGAAAGCCGGGATCCTATTCGAGGTAAAACCTTCCAACGATGGACATACGGGTACCTGCGTGGTCCTTACCACTCCGGATGCAGAACGGACAATGCTCACTCACCTAGGGATCTCAACGACTCTTACGAAGCACGATGTAGATCTGGAAAAACTGAGGGCATCGGCGTATAGTTATGTGGAAGGATATCTTTGGGATGGACCTTCTACAAAAGAAGCTTGTATACTGACCATGGAAGAATCCAGGAAAGCGGGAGTAAAGGTTGCCTTTACTTACAGCGACCCATTCTGTGTGAATCGTTCCAGAGAGGATTTTATCCGACTCACCAAGGAATACTGTGATTTAGTTTTTTGTAATGTAGAAGAGGCCAAAGCACTCTCCGGAAATCCATCCAAGGAAGAGTCCCTGAAATATGTGGCTTCTCTTTGCGATCATGTGATGATGACCGACGGATCGAATGGCGCCTTCTTCTCGGAAAAGGGAGTGATCCGACATGTGAGCGGGTTCTCCGTAGAAGAATTGATTGATACGACCGGGGCAGGGGACTGTTTTGCTGCGGGAGTACTATATGGTCTTACCCATGGATTCACTCCTGAAAAGTCGGTGAAATGGGGAAATTACGTGGCTTCTAGGATCGTGCAAGAGATCGGACCTAGGCTCACTGTCCGACTTATGGGCCGCCAGGAAGAGATCCTAGGAAAATAA
- a CDS encoding LIC11270 family surface protein — MIQKGLKLLFVYSFALAFGPNCKVGHWQGNATSDPVVSTLFNTRMLLLMKGTYATDNPLDFSEYNNGTGTFYKDPSGDPSFNLGGLPKAYNLPIYIDIGEVRISSKLQEGIGGLSQIRTAAQAKAFWNYIAPNREVYCTQPYTLNSNTCSQQNGIFKMVQFLNGEGAEYPSNDPTAGTSDGQPSQYYYTGTYIRNLVTAWGNSPGVNLSTVTFFDNYGINGFNIVPRLAYPAGTVDKSTYPLIFPLLYSVQTGEADMDFKPGYESYIFEVRMNLKENLMVHSIAGTDGSAAATLISISDWKTNHAGQSDIGGGILSRSRTIYPSTASSLEVSNGTGSLTHYLAVFRAGETDILKKLPLIASPARTGTVKFKYINPGLHKLYCLADTAYVDGFPDTVVGTPMTFSVPENGNMGTVSLTYSCP, encoded by the coding sequence ATGATACAAAAGGGCCTGAAACTTCTATTCGTATATTCCTTCGCTCTTGCCTTTGGGCCGAATTGTAAGGTTGGTCATTGGCAAGGGAATGCTACGAGCGATCCGGTAGTGAGTACTCTATTTAATACTAGAATGCTCTTACTCATGAAGGGGACTTATGCTACGGACAACCCTTTGGACTTCAGTGAGTACAATAACGGTACAGGAACTTTCTATAAAGATCCTTCGGGAGATCCTAGTTTCAATTTGGGTGGTCTTCCTAAAGCATACAATCTTCCGATTTACATCGATATCGGTGAGGTCCGTATTTCTTCTAAATTACAGGAAGGAATAGGCGGCCTCTCTCAGATCCGAACCGCGGCCCAAGCAAAGGCCTTCTGGAACTATATCGCTCCGAATCGCGAGGTATATTGCACTCAACCTTATACTCTGAACTCGAATACATGCAGCCAACAGAACGGGATCTTTAAGATGGTCCAATTCCTAAACGGAGAAGGCGCCGAGTATCCATCTAACGATCCCACTGCGGGGACCTCCGATGGACAACCGAGCCAGTATTATTATACCGGAACTTATATCCGAAACCTGGTTACTGCCTGGGGAAATTCTCCGGGTGTCAACCTGAGCACCGTCACCTTTTTCGATAACTACGGGATCAACGGATTCAATATTGTTCCAAGGCTTGCCTATCCTGCTGGAACCGTGGACAAGTCCACCTACCCTCTGATCTTTCCTCTTCTGTATTCTGTACAGACCGGAGAAGCGGATATGGATTTCAAACCGGGGTACGAGTCGTATATCTTTGAAGTGAGAATGAACCTTAAGGAAAACTTAATGGTCCATTCGATCGCCGGGACCGACGGATCGGCCGCGGCAACTCTCATTTCCATTAGCGATTGGAAAACGAACCACGCAGGCCAATCCGATATTGGAGGAGGGATCTTGTCCAGATCCAGGACCATTTATCCGAGCACCGCTTCTTCTTTAGAAGTTTCGAATGGAACCGGAAGTCTTACGCATTATCTTGCAGTGTTTAGAGCGGGAGAAACAGACATTCTAAAGAAGCTTCCGTTAATTGCTTCTCCTGCGAGAACCGGAACAGTGAAATTCAAGTATATCAACCCGGGACTGCATAAGCTGTATTGCTTGGCGGATACTGCCTATGTGGACGGTTTCCCGGATACGGTCGTAGGAACTCCGATGACCTTCTCCGTTCCGGAGAATGGGAACATGGGAACTGTTTCTCTCACCTATTCTTGTCCGTAA
- the truA gene encoding tRNA pseudouridine(38-40) synthase TruA, whose amino-acid sequence MTEDPRNYALLIEFDGGSFFGYQSQKQSPTVQEEIEKALLVLLKKSVRIWGAGRTDTGVHARGMIVNFKTDFPIENLSKFLLGMNALTDRGLSILGITEVPLEFNSQFSCTAREYEYLLINARFPRPIWKNRAFWYQHRIDVSRLREELELLKGEHDFRSLAKATSMRNRRTTVRVIYDASVIESQEEPGLLRLRIKANGFLHNMVRILTGTLFEIAIEKRKETNILKILSSKDRTIAGITLPPYGLYFLRAYYDSYPQIDRLYKERNEFEGVPR is encoded by the coding sequence ATGACGGAAGATCCTAGAAATTACGCCCTTCTCATCGAGTTCGATGGCGGTTCCTTCTTCGGTTACCAAAGCCAAAAACAATCTCCCACCGTTCAGGAGGAAATTGAAAAGGCACTACTCGTACTTCTCAAAAAATCGGTCCGGATCTGGGGAGCAGGTAGGACGGACACGGGAGTTCATGCTCGGGGAATGATCGTGAACTTTAAGACAGATTTCCCGATCGAGAATCTCTCCAAGTTCTTGTTGGGAATGAATGCTCTCACCGACCGGGGTCTGTCCATTCTGGGGATTACAGAGGTTCCCTTAGAATTCAATTCTCAGTTCTCTTGTACTGCCAGAGAATATGAATATCTTCTGATCAATGCCAGATTCCCCCGCCCTATCTGGAAAAACCGAGCGTTTTGGTACCAACATCGGATTGACGTCTCCCGCTTAAGAGAAGAACTAGAACTTCTAAAGGGAGAACACGACTTCAGAAGTCTCGCAAAAGCGACTTCTATGCGGAACCGTAGGACCACTGTCAGGGTCATTTACGATGCAAGCGTGATCGAAAGCCAGGAGGAGCCTGGCCTTCTTCGACTGAGGATCAAGGCAAACGGGTTTCTCCATAATATGGTCCGTATCTTGACCGGAACCCTTTTTGAGATCGCGATAGAGAAGCGCAAAGAGACGAATATATTGAAAATACTTTCCTCCAAAGACAGAACAATCGCCGGTATCACTCTGCCTCCCTATGGACTGTATTTCTTAAGAGCTTACTACGACTCTTATCCACAGATCGATCGTCTTTATAAGGAAAGGAACGAATTCGAAGGAGTGCCTCGATGA
- a CDS encoding DUF2225 domain-containing protein → MTATALAQGKKISFRNKEDTVCPICNEVHQRESMFQGGGRLIAGKLTQELRRLYEKNKKFGRVSPNDYVLNVCPRCLYTSFPKDWSTMDADELAKLRESAEIRRKNIELIMGPVDFYQERNLILGAASYLLAIECYQSRKVTVAPTPKKAVCAVRGAWYFDDVNTEFPGMGYDKVRDLLYQKSAGWYTDTMEIMQSGSEPVDAASYLLGPDTDKNWGFDGVIYLSAYLTMKFKEELSSDQASKLNLLIRAKRTLSRLYGSGKASKSKPSVIIDMAKELYDEYNKIIEEMGGEK, encoded by the coding sequence ATGACAGCAACTGCATTAGCCCAAGGCAAAAAAATCTCCTTCCGAAACAAGGAAGATACGGTTTGTCCGATCTGCAACGAAGTCCACCAAAGGGAGAGCATGTTCCAGGGTGGAGGGAGGCTGATCGCAGGCAAGCTCACCCAGGAATTACGTCGCCTTTACGAGAAAAACAAGAAATTTGGACGTGTTTCTCCCAATGATTACGTTCTGAATGTTTGCCCTCGCTGTCTTTATACCAGTTTTCCCAAGGACTGGAGCACTATGGATGCGGACGAACTCGCGAAACTCCGTGAATCCGCGGAGATCCGCCGCAAGAATATAGAGCTGATCATGGGTCCTGTGGATTTTTACCAGGAAAGAAACCTGATCCTGGGAGCCGCCTCCTATCTCTTAGCTATCGAATGCTACCAAAGCCGCAAGGTCACAGTCGCACCGACTCCTAAAAAGGCGGTCTGCGCCGTCCGCGGAGCCTGGTATTTCGATGATGTAAATACCGAATTCCCAGGAATGGGCTACGATAAGGTCCGAGACCTTCTCTACCAAAAATCGGCAGGTTGGTACACGGACACAATGGAGATCATGCAGTCCGGTTCTGAACCGGTGGATGCGGCCTCCTATCTCTTGGGCCCGGATACGGACAAGAACTGGGGATTCGACGGAGTCATTTATCTTTCTGCGTATCTTACCATGAAGTTCAAGGAAGAATTGTCCTCAGACCAGGCTTCTAAATTGAACCTTCTGATCCGAGCCAAACGGACCCTTTCCAGATTGTATGGATCCGGAAAAGCTTCTAAGTCCAAACCTTCCGTCATCATCGATATGGCCAAAGAACTCTACGACGAATACAATAAGATCATCGAAGAGATGGGCGGAGAAAAATAA
- a CDS encoding LIC11274 family protein, giving the protein MKKLLVFMTAMLVAPALLHGEAVSMKSYKKRIELLTYLRVIEPIVKNYPGEVKQAGGANAQNQQAQGDGERLLKYKELKRLYQEGLLYFFEGNHVNSYRRFLEAQLGMELLLEEVSQAYVERTEEILKTAIEKKNPNSPLDKALVDISVEYGKTSYIRADIKENREAPFTRRMYNPREFHYVVNKYTIEKNMELGYQFLGEAKDARNNALKIEKHLERHQKLQPEHRKHRIEMYIGAINLCRDARANAMNIFKLKYPYDNYFLQRSDAKTEDVRNELGEMTPGEVVSIEGVTYDFSTNPLVRADAKMSPVFDKRIPDDYRRDAVDILGRVYDDEIDNKLYLRWDADTRKKLLGDKIPPGSKKAKQNAQQPSNK; this is encoded by the coding sequence ATGAAGAAACTTCTCGTTTTCATGACTGCGATGTTAGTCGCACCCGCTCTATTGCACGGAGAAGCCGTGTCTATGAAATCGTATAAGAAGCGGATAGAGTTATTAACCTATTTAAGAGTGATTGAGCCTATCGTTAAAAATTATCCCGGCGAGGTAAAGCAGGCGGGAGGTGCCAATGCGCAAAACCAACAAGCGCAAGGTGACGGGGAGAGACTGCTTAAATACAAAGAGTTGAAGAGGCTGTACCAAGAAGGGCTTCTGTACTTCTTCGAAGGAAATCATGTGAATTCCTATCGCAGATTCTTGGAGGCTCAGCTTGGAATGGAACTTCTTCTGGAAGAAGTATCCCAAGCCTATGTCGAGCGCACGGAAGAGATCTTAAAGACGGCTATCGAGAAGAAGAACCCGAACAGTCCCTTGGACAAGGCTCTCGTGGACATCTCTGTAGAATACGGAAAGACCAGTTATATTCGTGCGGACATCAAGGAGAATCGTGAGGCTCCCTTCACTCGTAGGATGTACAATCCTAGAGAATTCCATTACGTGGTGAACAAATACACCATCGAAAAGAATATGGAGTTAGGATACCAATTCTTGGGAGAAGCCAAGGATGCTAGAAATAACGCACTCAAAATAGAAAAGCATTTGGAGAGACACCAGAAGCTCCAACCGGAACATAGAAAGCACCGTATCGAAATGTATATCGGAGCGATCAATCTTTGCCGGGATGCAAGAGCTAATGCGATGAATATCTTCAAGCTTAAGTATCCATACGATAATTATTTCCTGCAAAGATCTGACGCTAAGACGGAAGACGTTCGCAATGAACTGGGAGAGATGACCCCGGGCGAAGTGGTTTCCATAGAAGGGGTGACTTACGACTTCTCTACGAATCCATTAGTAAGAGCGGACGCTAAAATGAGTCCTGTATTTGATAAGAGAATTCCGGACGACTATCGTAGAGATGCAGTGGATATTCTCGGAAGGGTTTATGACGACGAGATCGACAATAAGCTCTATCTTCGTTGGGATGCGGACACTCGTAAAAAACTTCTGGGAGATAAGATCCCTCCGGGCAGTAAGAAAGCGAAACAAAACGCGCAGCAACCTAGTAACAAATAA
- a CDS encoding lysophospholipid acyltransferase family protein — protein MNPLKFMESRLGRFSKKYRNLVLRTYIVTLRLVFTVAFPSMVAGIFYAIIGKKERQYKAFLRGSKTWGNAVIKMTKTELIVKNEIQIPEKGHLIFLNHVNEIDFPYDCLIVNRPYLANQVIKKTLVAYWWMKAMGSQVFETSKATTIAVSVRNVIKGLSTNSYIVYPEGHNSYSEIIQPMQKGMIKLAFENKIPVVVVLKSGITRYQTEPMHTKVGYKFIGRYEPWTHETWEAFRDFLYQTMSQAKIDLDSEIGTVRETTTVGPK, from the coding sequence ATGAATCCACTCAAGTTTATGGAAAGCCGATTGGGCAGGTTTTCCAAGAAGTACCGTAACTTAGTATTACGCACCTATATTGTAACATTGAGATTGGTCTTTACAGTGGCCTTTCCTAGTATGGTTGCCGGGATTTTTTATGCGATCATAGGAAAGAAGGAAAGACAATACAAAGCCTTCTTAAGGGGTTCCAAGACTTGGGGAAATGCAGTGATCAAAATGACAAAGACGGAGCTCATCGTAAAGAATGAGATCCAGATCCCGGAAAAGGGACATTTGATCTTCTTGAATCATGTGAACGAGATCGATTTTCCTTACGACTGTCTGATCGTGAATAGACCTTATCTTGCAAACCAAGTCATTAAGAAGACCCTTGTAGCGTATTGGTGGATGAAAGCAATGGGATCCCAAGTATTCGAGACTTCCAAGGCGACTACTATTGCTGTTTCCGTTCGGAATGTGATCAAGGGTCTCTCCACCAATTCTTATATCGTATATCCGGAAGGTCATAATTCCTATTCTGAGATCATTCAGCCCATGCAAAAGGGAATGATCAAGCTCGCATTCGAGAACAAGATCCCAGTCGTTGTAGTCTTGAAATCAGGGATCACTCGCTACCAAACGGAGCCTATGCATACTAAAGTGGGTTATAAATTCATCGGAAGATACGAGCCTTGGACCCACGAGACTTGGGAAGCATTCCGGGATTTCCTCTATCAAACCATGAGCCAGGCAAAGATCGATCTGGACTCAGAGATAGGGACAGTTAGAGAAACAACCACAGTCGGTCCAAAGTGA
- a CDS encoding acetyl-CoA carboxylase biotin carboxylase subunit, with protein MIQKLLIANRGEISLRIQKTCKRLGIKTVAVYSDADKDSPFVKNADESFYLGGSEPSKSYLVIPNILKAVQATGADAVHPGYGFLSEKTEFAKALYQAKVSFLGPRPETVDLMGDKIRSRAAMEKAGVPVVPGYEGDSQEPSVLLKEAERIGFPVMIKASAGGGGKGMKRVFSKEEFLPSLESAQREAGNAFGDARVFLEKYIINPRHIEVQVFGDSSGNVIHLFERECSIQRRHQKVVEESPAPNLDPKIKQKICEVAVQAASSIGYLGAGTVEFILGEDGNFYFLEMNTRLQVEHPVTEAVTGFDLVEWQIRIAEGNTLASLLQGKEPGQTGHAIEVRLYAEDPENEFLPSIGRIELAKFPDQQNLRVDSGVVTGSEVSLYYDPMLAKIIGYGKTREEARKNLIAGLEHTVIFGPVTNVNYLRGILEHSEFVSGHTNTHFLEKHKIEWEEVGEEKEALAKTASFLVSRTVQSSSVWEAVGPKGLWGEIL; from the coding sequence GTGATCCAGAAATTACTCATAGCAAATCGCGGAGAGATCTCTCTGCGCATCCAGAAAACTTGCAAAAGACTCGGGATCAAAACGGTTGCGGTGTATTCGGATGCCGACAAGGATTCTCCCTTCGTAAAGAATGCGGACGAGTCCTTTTATTTAGGAGGATCCGAGCCTTCTAAATCTTATTTAGTAATTCCTAATATACTCAAGGCGGTCCAGGCAACGGGTGCGGACGCGGTCCATCCTGGATACGGATTTCTCTCGGAGAAGACCGAATTCGCAAAGGCACTGTACCAGGCAAAGGTCTCATTTTTAGGACCGAGACCCGAGACTGTTGATCTAATGGGAGACAAGATACGTTCTCGTGCCGCCATGGAGAAGGCAGGAGTTCCTGTGGTTCCGGGTTATGAAGGAGATTCTCAGGAACCTTCTGTATTGTTAAAAGAAGCGGAGAGGATCGGATTTCCGGTCATGATCAAGGCCAGCGCCGGGGGCGGTGGAAAAGGAATGAAACGGGTATTCTCGAAAGAGGAGTTCCTTCCTTCCTTAGAATCCGCACAAAGAGAGGCGGGGAATGCATTCGGAGACGCAAGAGTCTTCTTAGAAAAGTATATTATAAATCCTAGACATATAGAAGTGCAGGTATTCGGGGATTCTTCCGGGAATGTGATCCATCTTTTCGAGAGAGAATGCTCTATCCAGAGAAGGCACCAAAAGGTAGTAGAGGAATCTCCTGCTCCGAATCTGGATCCAAAGATCAAACAGAAGATCTGCGAGGTTGCAGTACAAGCGGCGAGTTCCATCGGATATCTAGGTGCAGGAACAGTGGAATTCATTTTGGGAGAAGACGGAAACTTCTACTTCCTGGAAATGAATACCAGACTGCAGGTAGAACATCCTGTTACGGAAGCTGTCACCGGATTCGATCTAGTAGAATGGCAGATCCGAATTGCAGAAGGAAACACTCTTGCAAGTCTTTTGCAAGGAAAGGAACCGGGACAAACTGGGCATGCGATCGAAGTGCGTTTGTATGCGGAAGATCCGGAGAATGAGTTTCTACCTTCTATCGGACGCATCGAGCTCGCTAAATTCCCGGACCAGCAAAACCTAAGAGTGGATTCGGGAGTGGTCACCGGTTCCGAGGTCTCTCTATATTACGATCCGATGCTTGCAAAGATCATAGGTTACGGAAAAACTAGAGAAGAAGCCAGAAAGAACCTGATCGCAGGATTAGAACATACTGTGATCTTCGGGCCCGTCACAAACGTAAATTACTTAAGAGGAATATTAGAACATTCTGAATTTGTATCGGGACATACAAATACTCATTTCCTGGAAAAGCATAAGATAGAATGGGAAGAAGTAGGAGAGGAGAAAGAGGCATTGGCGAAGACGGCCTCTTTCTTGGTTTCCAGAACGGTTCAATCTTCTTCTGTTTGGGAAGCAGTCGGTCCGAAGGGACTCTGGGGAGAAATTCTTTGA
- a CDS encoding acetyl-CoA carboxylase biotin carboxyl carrier protein subunit, giving the protein MNRTFRLRWKEKEYVLDLGESSSRLLDPENGWESLLTHYSWTKEEDGSYSLPDGSVALLKSGKLYIHTKGKTFQFSIKGKESSNSEAAQFEIKSPMPGKIIKMEVKPGDKVKKGQTLAVVEAMKMEHALRAGLDADVKEVHSQPGDIVSQDQLLVLLS; this is encoded by the coding sequence TTGAATCGAACATTCAGACTTCGTTGGAAGGAAAAAGAATACGTCTTGGATCTAGGAGAATCTTCTTCTAGATTGCTGGACCCGGAGAATGGTTGGGAATCCCTACTTACTCATTATTCTTGGACAAAGGAAGAAGACGGATCTTACTCTTTGCCGGATGGCTCCGTAGCTCTATTAAAAAGTGGTAAATTATATATTCATACCAAAGGTAAGACCTTTCAATTCTCTATTAAGGGAAAGGAATCTTCCAATTCGGAAGCGGCTCAGTTCGAGATCAAGAGCCCAATGCCCGGCAAGATCATCAAGATGGAGGTGAAGCCTGGGGACAAGGTAAAGAAGGGCCAAACCCTCGCCGTAGTCGAAGCGATGAAGATGGAACATGCCCTAAGGGCCGGACTGGATGCGGATGTAAAAGAAGTGCATTCTCAACCTGGGGATATAGTTTCCCAAGACCAACTCTTGGTTTTGCTTTCTTAA
- the omp85 gene encoding Omp85 family outer membrane protein produces the protein MKHILRSVGVIAILAIISLQEVSAQDVLSGCEKPPERKDLPFYVSPKRQLCKKDLEKKKEGWFPTGLPLLNSDPNTGVGYGVRVFAYNNGTKDDPFFEYTPYKFRIYAQYFNTTKHRQYQDIAFDAPYVFGTQWRLRGEGVYDANPNTLFFGIGESSLHTLSYQDRDQNGGQVYTNATFADQQKNLAYTRPGGPGDPVALGNNGGVYSGFQSQPGFNTTNALYNRYNIISPTANLSGERAYVGGTVRLVAGMRLSQNIIRTFDGTQVPGTDPLLGGLPVNSSGMAFNGTTKLTEDQNAGKILGYHGGTVNTLRLGLVYDTRDLEPDPNQGVFLEATYEKSAKTFGSNYDYSKYFAQGKFFWSPFPKVFDKLVVAGRGGFSLTDGDAPFFEYRNMWGTEGVISGLGGRTTLRGYKQDRFVGRAMGWGNIELRWRFAQFSVLGQHFALNLVPFFDFGRVWDDEHRVGLKGYKYSKGAGLRIAWNQTTIIILDYAVSREDKQLFINFNHAF, from the coding sequence ATGAAGCATATCCTCCGTAGCGTAGGGGTCATCGCTATATTGGCCATAATTTCTTTACAAGAGGTGTCAGCACAAGATGTGCTCTCCGGTTGTGAGAAACCTCCAGAAAGAAAAGATCTTCCGTTTTACGTAAGCCCGAAAAGACAACTATGTAAGAAAGATTTAGAAAAGAAGAAAGAAGGTTGGTTCCCAACAGGACTTCCTCTCTTGAACTCGGATCCGAATACTGGTGTCGGTTACGGCGTTCGCGTATTCGCGTACAATAACGGAACGAAGGACGATCCTTTCTTCGAATATACTCCGTATAAATTCCGGATCTATGCTCAGTATTTCAATACTACTAAGCATCGTCAGTACCAAGATATCGCATTCGACGCTCCCTATGTATTCGGCACCCAGTGGCGTTTACGCGGGGAAGGTGTGTATGACGCGAACCCGAACACCTTATTCTTCGGGATAGGGGAGTCTTCTCTTCATACATTGAGCTACCAAGATAGAGACCAGAACGGTGGACAGGTATATACGAACGCTACTTTTGCGGATCAGCAAAAGAACTTAGCTTATACCAGACCGGGTGGTCCTGGAGATCCGGTGGCCTTGGGGAATAATGGAGGAGTCTATAGTGGATTCCAATCCCAGCCGGGTTTCAATACCACAAACGCATTATACAATCGTTATAATATCATTTCTCCGACCGCAAATTTGAGCGGGGAAAGAGCGTATGTAGGTGGAACTGTTCGTCTAGTTGCCGGTATGAGATTGTCTCAAAACATTATCCGTACCTTCGACGGAACACAAGTGCCAGGAACAGATCCGTTACTCGGCGGACTTCCGGTAAATTCCAGCGGAATGGCGTTTAACGGTACTACCAAACTTACGGAAGACCAAAACGCAGGAAAGATCCTGGGGTATCACGGTGGAACTGTGAACACTCTCCGTTTGGGACTCGTGTATGATACTCGAGATCTGGAGCCGGATCCGAACCAAGGGGTCTTCTTAGAGGCCACTTACGAAAAATCCGCTAAGACATTCGGATCGAATTACGATTATTCCAAGTATTTCGCCCAGGGAAAATTCTTCTGGAGTCCGTTCCCGAAAGTGTTTGATAAGTTAGTCGTTGCGGGCCGTGGCGGTTTCTCATTGACCGATGGGGACGCTCCCTTCTTCGAATACAGGAATATGTGGGGAACGGAAGGGGTGATCTCCGGTTTAGGAGGAAGAACCACATTAAGAGGTTATAAACAAGACAGATTCGTGGGTCGCGCCATGGGCTGGGGTAATATCGAACTTCGTTGGAGGTTCGCTCAGTTCTCGGTACTCGGCCAGCACTTTGCCTTGAACTTGGTTCCTTTCTTCGACTTTGGTAGGGTTTGGGATGATGAGCATAGAGTAGGACTGAAAGGCTATAAGTACTCTAAGGGTGCCGGTTTGCGTATCGCATGGAACCAGACCACAATCATCATCTTGGACTACGCTGTTTCTCGAGAAGATAAACAGTTATTCATCAACTTTAACCACGCGTTCTAA
- the lsa25 gene encoding surface adhesin Lsa25 produces the protein MRIFNFIKLIVFLSFALLSFVGCEEKIDHSRYGLASEDTSQLIAGAAFFENFTVNGDGTTTDSISGLTWKTCTQGQTFSGTASHYDCQGSAGSVTNPGTYGAKQLQYCSVNLESCNTLGIPQTLTAGSGASSEAYDSCASDGTAGGGWRVANFLELKYLSSNSRNFMILKFPNTIDDYYWSSTANEQDASGKTARAVSFSLSNFGDDESFTKITRYFVRCVR, from the coding sequence ATGAGAATATTCAATTTTATTAAATTAATCGTCTTTTTGTCCTTTGCGCTGCTTAGTTTCGTAGGTTGCGAAGAGAAAATAGATCATAGTCGTTATGGATTAGCGTCAGAAGATACAAGCCAACTGATCGCAGGAGCGGCCTTCTTCGAGAATTTCACTGTGAACGGGGATGGTACAACTACAGATAGCATCAGTGGTTTGACCTGGAAGACTTGCACACAAGGCCAAACGTTCAGCGGAACAGCGAGCCATTATGACTGCCAAGGTTCAGCGGGAAGTGTAACGAACCCCGGAACATACGGAGCGAAACAACTCCAATACTGCAGTGTGAATTTGGAGTCCTGCAATACGTTAGGAATTCCGCAGACATTAACTGCCGGCAGTGGTGCAAGCTCGGAAGCATACGATTCTTGTGCGAGTGATGGGACGGCTGGAGGCGGCTGGAGAGTAGCTAATTTCTTAGAGCTAAAGTATCTGAGCTCGAATAGCCGGAACTTCATGATCTTGAAATTCCCGAATACGATAGACGACTATTATTGGTCATCTACAGCGAACGAGCAGGATGCAAGCGGGAAGACAGCGAGAGCCGTGTCCTTCTCCCTTAGTAATTTTGGGGATGACGAGAGTTTTACTAAGATCACCCGTTACTTCGTTCGTTGCGTAAGATAG